In Luteolibacter arcticus, the following proteins share a genomic window:
- a CDS encoding NADP-dependent isocitrate dehydrogenase, with protein MSTVPTIIYTKTDEAPLLATYSFLPIVQAFTKHSGITVETRDISLAGRIIAQFPEFLAEDQRIGDHLAELGALTLKPEANIIKLPNISASVPQLKAAVAELQAKGYALPDLPENPQTDAEKDIKARYSKVMGSAVNPVLREGNSDRRAPKAVKDYAKAHPHSMGAWSADSNTSVGTMGGNGDFFSNEKSVTVAAATDVKITFTGADGSVKVLKESTPLKAGEIIDSTFMSKAALVSFLEGQIAKAKADGVLFSLHMKATMMKVSDPIIFGHAVEVFFKDLIAKHAATLKELGVDFRNGFGDLVAKIEKLPADKKAEIEADIQAAYANGPSLSMVNSDKGITNLHVPSDVIVDASMPAMIRAGGKVWDAQGKTGDTLAVIPDSSYAGIYQAVIDFCKKNGALDPKTMGSVPNVGLMAQAAEEYGSHNKTFEAPAKGTISVTDSAGNVLLSHDVEAGDIWRACQTKDAPIQDWVKLAVNRARATGDPAVFWLDKTRAHDAQLITKIEKYLKDHDTSGLEIKILAPADACTYSLERIVQGKDTISVTGNVLRDYNTDLFPILEVGTSAKMLSIVPLMNGGGLFETGAGGSAPKHVEQFIEENYLRWDSLGEFFALAPSFEHIADTFKLPRAKVLADTLDAATGKFLEFDRSPGRKLGTIDNRGSHFYLALYWAHELATQTGDLELQAIFAPVAEQLAANEAKIVEELNAVQGKPVDIGGYFQPDDAKASAALRPSATFKSILEMI; from the coding sequence ATGTCCACGGTTCCCACCATCATTTACACGAAGACCGACGAGGCCCCGCTGCTCGCGACCTACTCGTTCCTGCCGATCGTCCAGGCGTTCACGAAGCACTCCGGCATCACGGTGGAAACCCGGGACATCTCGCTGGCCGGCCGCATCATCGCCCAGTTCCCCGAGTTCCTCGCGGAGGACCAGCGGATCGGCGACCATCTCGCCGAACTCGGTGCGCTGACCCTGAAACCCGAGGCGAACATCATCAAGCTGCCGAACATCTCCGCCTCCGTCCCGCAGCTCAAGGCCGCCGTGGCCGAGCTCCAAGCGAAAGGCTATGCCCTCCCGGATCTCCCGGAGAACCCACAGACCGACGCCGAGAAGGACATCAAGGCACGCTATTCGAAGGTCATGGGCTCTGCCGTGAATCCGGTGCTGCGCGAAGGCAACTCTGACCGCCGCGCGCCGAAGGCGGTGAAGGACTACGCCAAGGCCCACCCGCACTCGATGGGTGCCTGGTCCGCGGACTCGAATACGTCTGTCGGCACCATGGGTGGAAACGGGGACTTTTTTTCCAATGAGAAATCGGTGACCGTTGCCGCCGCGACCGACGTGAAGATCACCTTCACCGGTGCCGATGGCAGCGTGAAGGTCCTCAAGGAGTCCACGCCGCTGAAAGCCGGTGAGATCATCGACTCCACCTTCATGAGCAAGGCAGCGTTGGTTTCCTTCCTCGAAGGGCAGATCGCCAAGGCGAAGGCCGATGGCGTGCTGTTCTCACTGCACATGAAAGCCACGATGATGAAGGTCAGTGACCCGATCATCTTCGGCCACGCGGTGGAAGTGTTCTTCAAGGACCTCATCGCCAAGCATGCCGCGACGCTCAAGGAACTCGGCGTCGATTTCCGCAATGGCTTCGGCGATCTGGTCGCGAAGATCGAGAAGCTGCCTGCCGACAAGAAGGCCGAAATCGAAGCTGACATCCAGGCCGCCTACGCGAATGGCCCGAGCCTCTCGATGGTGAACTCCGACAAGGGCATCACCAACCTCCACGTGCCGAGCGACGTGATCGTGGATGCCTCGATGCCCGCGATGATCCGCGCCGGCGGCAAGGTCTGGGACGCGCAGGGCAAGACCGGCGACACCCTCGCCGTGATCCCGGACAGCTCCTACGCGGGCATCTATCAGGCGGTCATCGACTTCTGCAAAAAGAACGGCGCGCTCGATCCCAAGACCATGGGCTCGGTGCCGAATGTCGGCCTCATGGCCCAGGCCGCCGAGGAATACGGCTCGCACAACAAGACCTTCGAAGCCCCCGCCAAGGGGACCATCAGCGTGACCGACAGCGCGGGCAACGTGCTGCTCTCCCACGACGTGGAAGCCGGCGACATCTGGCGCGCCTGCCAGACCAAGGACGCGCCGATCCAAGACTGGGTGAAGCTTGCCGTGAACCGCGCCCGCGCCACCGGCGATCCGGCCGTCTTCTGGCTAGACAAGACCCGCGCCCACGACGCCCAGCTCATCACCAAGATCGAGAAGTATCTGAAGGATCACGACACCAGCGGCCTGGAGATCAAGATCCTCGCCCCGGCCGATGCCTGCACCTACTCGCTCGAGCGCATCGTGCAGGGCAAGGACACCATCTCCGTGACCGGCAACGTGCTGCGCGATTACAACACCGACCTCTTCCCAATCCTCGAAGTCGGCACCTCGGCGAAGATGCTCTCCATCGTCCCGCTGATGAATGGCGGCGGACTCTTCGAAACCGGTGCCGGCGGATCCGCGCCAAAGCACGTCGAGCAGTTCATCGAGGAGAACTACCTGCGCTGGGACAGCCTCGGTGAGTTCTTCGCGCTCGCCCCGTCCTTCGAACACATTGCCGATACCTTCAAGCTGCCGCGCGCCAAGGTGCTGGCCGACACGCTCGATGCCGCCACTGGCAAGTTCCTAGAGTTCGACCGCTCACCGGGCCGCAAGCTCGGAACCATCGACAACCGCGGCTCGCACTTCTACCTCGCACTCTACTGGGCGCACGAGCTGGCCACGCAGACCGGCGATCTGGAGCTGCAAGCCATCTTCGCCCCGGTGGCCGAACAGCTCGCCGCGAACGAAGCCAAGATCGTGGAAGAGCTCAATGCCGTCCAAGGCAAGCCCGTAGACATCGGCGGCTACTTCCAGCCGGACGATGCCAAGGCCTCCGCTGCCCTGCGCCCGAGCGCGACGTTCAAGTCGATCCTGGAGATGATCTGA
- a CDS encoding plastocyanin/azurin family copper-binding protein — MRAFLAPFVLVSAAAPAAEVVKLELTADDRMVYSKTAFEVVSGQKVSLVFKNTSAKGEKSMKHNVVLLKPGTTIIQFAAKCNAAAATGYVPTDKESKALMVGNTRLIGGGETATLNFVAGEPGEYPFFCSSPGHFDKMFGKIVVKPK; from the coding sequence ATGCGCGCCTTCCTCGCCCCCTTCGTGCTAGTCTCGGCCGCGGCTCCTGCGGCCGAGGTCGTGAAGCTGGAACTAACCGCCGACGACCGGATGGTCTATAGCAAGACCGCCTTTGAGGTGGTCAGCGGCCAGAAGGTCTCGCTGGTGTTCAAGAACACCAGCGCCAAGGGCGAGAAGTCGATGAAGCACAATGTGGTGCTGCTCAAGCCAGGCACCACGATCATCCAGTTTGCAGCCAAGTGCAATGCCGCCGCGGCGACCGGCTATGTGCCGACCGACAAGGAATCGAAGGCGCTGATGGTGGGCAACACACGGCTGATCGGCGGCGGCGAAACCGCCACGCTGAATTTCGTGGCGGGTGAACCGGGCGAGTATCCGTTCTTCTGCTCCTCACCCGGCCACTTCGACAAGATGTTCGGCAAGATCGTGGTGAAGCCGAAATGA
- the mscL gene encoding large conductance mechanosensitive channel protein MscL, whose protein sequence is MIKEFKEFAFKGNLIDMAVGIIIGGAFGTVVKSLVDNVFMPLLGKVTGGVNFSDMYVNLNFPEKKVSYADALKAGEPVIGYGQFITDFIAFILLAFAVFLVVKKALGILKREKEVPPAPAAPTAEEKLLTEIRDLLKTKA, encoded by the coding sequence ATGATCAAGGAGTTCAAAGAATTCGCCTTCAAAGGCAACCTCATCGACATGGCCGTCGGTATCATCATCGGCGGCGCATTCGGAACCGTTGTGAAGTCCCTCGTGGACAATGTCTTCATGCCCCTCCTCGGGAAGGTAACGGGGGGTGTGAACTTCTCGGATATGTATGTGAATCTGAACTTCCCGGAAAAAAAAGTATCCTACGCCGATGCATTGAAAGCTGGTGAGCCGGTGATCGGCTACGGCCAGTTCATCACGGATTTCATCGCCTTCATTCTTCTGGCATTCGCGGTCTTCCTGGTGGTGAAGAAAGCACTCGGTATCCTGAAGCGAGAAAAGGAGGTGCCGCCCGCACCTGCTGCACCGACTGCTGAGGAGAAGCTCCTCACCGAGATCCGCGACCTGCTCAAGACCAAGGCTTGA
- a CDS encoding c-type cytochrome, with protein sequence MKYLALSLLTATAAVASADDAQKAKLMETGKAAFMTCMACHGADGTGMNIPPDKKMAPSLAGSKIVTGEPAALALAILKGIQKDPANAQILGIMAPLELQLDDNKLAGVMTYVRNSFTNTASVVTPEDAKKFREQFKDIKAQVTRAQLDEAGKKKDK encoded by the coding sequence ATGAAATACCTCGCTCTTTCGCTCCTCACCGCCACCGCGGCGGTCGCTTCCGCCGATGACGCCCAGAAGGCCAAGCTCATGGAAACCGGCAAGGCAGCCTTCATGACCTGCATGGCCTGCCACGGTGCCGACGGAACGGGCATGAACATCCCGCCGGACAAGAAGATGGCGCCTTCGCTGGCTGGCTCCAAGATCGTGACCGGAGAACCGGCGGCGCTCGCGCTCGCCATTCTCAAGGGCATCCAGAAGGATCCTGCGAATGCCCAGATCCTCGGGATCATGGCTCCGCTCGAGCTGCAGCTCGACGACAACAAGCTCGCCGGCGTGATGACCTACGTCCGCAATTCCTTCACCAACACCGCCTCGGTCGTGACCCCGGAAGACGCGAAGAAATTCCGCGAGCAGTTCAAGGACATCAAGGCCCAGGTGACTCGCGCCCAGCTCGATGAAGCCGGTAAGAAGAAGGACAAGTAA
- a CDS encoding AbrB/MazE/SpoVT family DNA-binding domain-containing protein gives MTTVLSQKGQIVLPGVVRQQLQLQPGDDFEITIEDGDTITLRRISHPANRGLVDLILSCPGTFEIAPRDADDSQPLEL, from the coding sequence ATGACTACGGTGCTATCCCAAAAAGGTCAGATCGTCCTGCCCGGAGTTGTCCGACAACAGCTCCAACTCCAGCCGGGGGATGACTTCGAGATCACGATCGAAGACGGCGACACCATCACACTGCGGCGGATCAGCCACCCCGCCAACCGGGGACTGGTGGATCTCATCTTGTCCTGTCCCGGAACATTTGAAATTGCCCCGCGGGACGCGGATGATTCTCAGCCTCTGGAGCTTTGA